A stretch of Vulpes vulpes isolate BD-2025 chromosome 4, VulVul3, whole genome shotgun sequence DNA encodes these proteins:
- the PDGFRB gene encoding platelet-derived growth factor receptor beta isoform X1, which produces MRGQRGGLPGGGDSPELRTVPTPEGISSKDTMQVPSTMPAPVLKGQALWLPLLLLLSPQASGGLVITPPGPELVLNISSTFVLTCSGLAPVVWERLSQEPLQKMARTQDGTFSSTLTLTNVTGLDTGEYFCTYKGSHGLEPDGRKRLYIFVPDPTMGFLPVDPEELFIFLTEITEITIPCRVTDPRLVVTLHEKKVDIPLPIPYDHQRGFSGTFEDKTYVCKTTIGDKEVDSEAYYVYSLQVSSINVSVNAVQTVVRQGENITIMCIVTGNEVVNFEWTYPRMESGRLVEPVTDFLFNVPSHIRSILHIPSAELGDSGTYICNVSESVNDHRDEKSINVTVVESGYVRLLGELDAVQFAELHRSRALQVVFEAYPPPTVVWSKDNRTLGDSSAGEIALSTRNVSETRYVSELTLVRVKVAEAGYYTMRAFHEDAEAQLSFQLQVNVPVRVLELSESHPASGEQTVRCRGRGMPQPHLTWSTCSDLKRCPRELPPTPLGNSSEEESQLETNVTYWPEDQEFEVVSTLRLRRVDQPLSVRCTLHNLLGHDMQEVTVVPHSLPFKVVVISAILALVVLTIISLIILIMLWQKKPRYEIRWKVIESVSSDGHEYIYVDPMQLPYDSTWELPRDQLVLGRTLGSGAFGQVVEATAHGLSHSQATMKVAVKMLKSTARSSEKQALMSELKIMSHLGPHLNVVNLLGACTKGGPIYIITEYCRYGDLVDYLHRNKHTFLQLCSDKRRPPSAELYSNALPAGLPLPSHVSLPGESDGGYMDMSKDESVDYVPMLDMKGGVKYADIESSSYMAPYDNYVPTAPERTCRATLINESPVLSYTDLVGFSYQVANGMEFLASKNCVHRDLAARNVLICEGKLVKICDFGLARDIMRDSNYISKGSTFLPLKWMAPESIFNSLYTTLSDVWSFGILLWEIFTLGGTPYPELPMNEQFYNAIKRGYRMAQPAHASDEIYEIMQKCWEEKFEIRPPFSQLVLLLERLLGEGYKKKYQQVDEEFLRSDHPAVLRSQARLPGFPGLRSPLDTSSVLYTAVQPNEGDNDYIIPLPDPKPEVADDGPLESSPSLASSTLNEVNTSSTISCDSPLEPQEEPEPEPEPQPEPQVVPEPPLDSSCPGPRAEAEDSFL; this is translated from the exons GACACCATGCAGGTTCCAAGCACCATGCCAGCTCCTGTCCTCAAAG GCCAGGCACTGTGGCTGCCGCTGCTGTTGCTGCTGAGCCCACAGGCCTCCGGCGGCCTGGTCATCACACCCCCGGGGCCGGAGCTTGTCCTTAATATCTCTAGCACCTTCGTTCTGACCTGCTCGGGTCTAGCTCCGGTGGTATGGGAACGGTTGTCCCAAGAGCCCCTGCAGAAAATGGCCAGGACCCAAGATGGCACCTTCTCCAGCACACTGACACTGACCAATGTCACTGGGCTAGACACGGGAGAGTACTTTTGCACCTACAAAGGCTCCCATGGGCTGGAGCCTGATGGGCGAAAACGGCTCTATATCTTTGTGCCAG ATCCCACTATGGGCTTTCTCCCGGTTGATCCTGAGGAACTCTTCATCTTTCTCACGGAAATAACGGAGATCACAATTCCATGCCGAGTGACGGATCCAAGACTGGTGGTGACACTACACGAGAAGAAAGTGGATATCCCACTGCCCATCCCCTATGACCACCAACGTGGCTTCTCTGGTACCTTCGAGGACAAGACTTATGTCTGCAAGACCACCATCGGGGACAAGGAAGTGGATTCTGAAGCCTACTATGTTTACAGCCTCCAGG TGTCATCCATCAATGTCTCCGTGAATGCAGTGCAGACTGTGGTCCGCCAGGGTGAGAACATCACCATCATGTGCATCGTGACCGGAAATGAGGTGGTTAACTTTGAATGGACATACCCACGCATGGAG AGTGGGCGGCTGGTGGAGCCAGTGACTGACTTCCTCTTCAATGTGCCCTCCCACATACGCTCCATTCTGCACATCCCTAGTGCTGAGCTTGGCGATTCAGGGACCTACATCTGCAATGTATCAGAAAGTGTGAATGACCATCGAGATGAAAAGTCCATCAACGTCACCGTGGTTG AGAGCGGCTACGTGCGGCTGCTGGGAGAGCTGGACGCCGTACAGTTCGCGGAGCTGCACCGCAGCCGGGCTCTGCAGGTCGTGTTCGAGGCCTACCCGCCGCCTACTGTCGTGTGGTCCAAGGACAACCGCACGCTGGGCGACTCCAGCGCAGGCGAGATCGCCTTGTCCACACGCAACGTGTCTGAGACCCG GTACGTGTCAGAACTGACGTTGGTGCGGGTCAAGGTGGCCGAGGCTGGCTACTACACCATGCGGGCCTTCCATGAGGATGCCGAGGCCCAGCTCTCCTTCCAGCTGCAGGTCAATG TGCCTGTCCGTGTGCTGGAGCTGAGTGAAAGCCACCCTGCCAGCGGGGAGCAGACGGTCCGCTGTCGCGGCCGGGGCATGCCCCAGCCACACCTCACATGGTCTACCTGCAGCGACCTCAAAAG ATGTCCTCGAGAGCTGCCACCCACGCCGCTAGGGAACAGTTCAGAGGAGGAGAGCCAGCTGGAGACTAATGTGACATACTGGCCTGAGGATCAGGAGTTCGAGGTGGTGAGCACGCTGCGCCTGCGCCGTGTGGATCAGCCGCTGTCGGTGCGCTGCACTCTGCACAACCTGCTGGGACACGACATGCAGGAGGTCACCGTGGTGCCACATT ctctgccCTTCAAGGTGGTGGTGATCTCGGCCATCCTGGCCTTGGTGGTCCTCACAATCATCTccctcatcatcctcatcatGCTCTGGCAAAAG AAGCCACGTTATGAGATCCGATGGAAGGTGATTGAATCCGTGAGCTCCGATGGCCATGAGTACATCTACGTGGACCCTATGCAGCTGCCCTACGACTCCACCTGGGAGCTGCCGAGGGACCAGCTCGTGCTTG GACGTACGCTCGGCTCTGGGGCCTTTGGGCAGGTGGTGGAGGCGACGGCTCACGGCCTAAGCCATTCTCAGGCCACGATGAAAGTGGCAGTCAAGATGCTGAAAT CCACAGCCCGCAGCAGCGAGAAGCAGGCCCTCATGTCAGAGCTGAAGATCATGAGTCACCTCGGGCCCCATCTAAATGTGGTCAACTTGCTGGGGGCCTGCACCAAAGGAG GACCCATCTACATCATCACCGAGTACTGCCGCTATGGGGACCTGGTGGACTACCTTCACCGCAACAAGCACACCTTCCTGCAGCTCTGCTCCGACAAGCGCCGCCCGCCCAGCGCCGAGCTCTACAGCAACGCCCTGCCCGCGGGGCTCCCTCTGCCCAG CCACGTGTCTCTGCCTGGGGAGAGTGACGGGGGCTACATGGACATGAGCAAGGACGAGTCAGTGGACTACGTGCCCATGCTGGACATGAAAGGAGGCGTCAAATATGCAGACATTGAGTCCTCCAGCTACATGGCCCCTTATGACAACTACGTCCCCACTG CTCCCGAGAGGACCTGTCGGGCAACTCTGATCAATGAGTCCCCAGTGCTTAGCTACACGGATCTCGTGGGCTTCAGCTACCAGGTGGCCAATGGCATGGAGTTCCTGGCCTCCAAGAAC TGTGTCCACCGAGATCTGGCAGCCAGAAACGTGCTCATCTGTGAGGGCAAGCTGGTCAAGATCTGTGACTTTGGCCTGGCTCGTGACATCATGAGAGACTCAAACTATATCTCCAAAGGCAGC ACCTTCCTGCCTCTGAAGTGGATGGCTCCCGAGAGCATCTTCAACAGCCTCTATACCACCCTGAGCGACGTGTGGTCCTTTGGGATCCTACTCTGGGAGATCTTCACCCTGG GTGGCACACCTTACCCAGAGCTGCCCATGAACGAACAGTTCTATAATGCCATCAAGCGGGGCTACCGCATGGCTCAGCCTGCCCACGCCTCCGACGAGAT TTATGAGATCATGCAGAAGTGCTGGGAAGAGAAGTTTGAGATCCGGCCTCCCTTCTCCCAGCTGGTGCTGCTTCTCGAGAGGCTGCTGGGTGAGGGGTACAAAAAG AAGTACCAGCAGGTGGATGAGGAGTTTCTGAGGAGCGACCACCCAGCAGTCCTTCGGTCCCAAGCCCGCTTGCCTGGCTTCCCTGGCCTCCGATCCCCTCTGGACACCAGCTCTGTCCTGTACACTGCTGTGCAGCCCAACGAGGGTGACAACGACTACATCATCCCCCTGCCGGACCCCAAGCCTGAGGTTGCTGATGACGGCCCACTGGAGAGTTCTCCCAGCCTTGCCAG CTCCACCCTGAATGAAGTCAACACCTCCTCTACCATCTCCTGTGACAGCCCCCTGGAACCCCAAGAGGAGCCAGAACCAGAGCCAgagccccagcccgagccccagGTGGTGCCGGAGCCACCGCTGGATTCAAGCTGCCCTGGGCCTCGGGCTGAGGCAGAGGACAGCTTCCTGTAG
- the PDGFRB gene encoding platelet-derived growth factor receptor beta isoform X2, whose protein sequence is MQVPSTMPAPVLKGQALWLPLLLLLSPQASGGLVITPPGPELVLNISSTFVLTCSGLAPVVWERLSQEPLQKMARTQDGTFSSTLTLTNVTGLDTGEYFCTYKGSHGLEPDGRKRLYIFVPDPTMGFLPVDPEELFIFLTEITEITIPCRVTDPRLVVTLHEKKVDIPLPIPYDHQRGFSGTFEDKTYVCKTTIGDKEVDSEAYYVYSLQVSSINVSVNAVQTVVRQGENITIMCIVTGNEVVNFEWTYPRMESGRLVEPVTDFLFNVPSHIRSILHIPSAELGDSGTYICNVSESVNDHRDEKSINVTVVESGYVRLLGELDAVQFAELHRSRALQVVFEAYPPPTVVWSKDNRTLGDSSAGEIALSTRNVSETRYVSELTLVRVKVAEAGYYTMRAFHEDAEAQLSFQLQVNVPVRVLELSESHPASGEQTVRCRGRGMPQPHLTWSTCSDLKRCPRELPPTPLGNSSEEESQLETNVTYWPEDQEFEVVSTLRLRRVDQPLSVRCTLHNLLGHDMQEVTVVPHSLPFKVVVISAILALVVLTIISLIILIMLWQKKPRYEIRWKVIESVSSDGHEYIYVDPMQLPYDSTWELPRDQLVLGRTLGSGAFGQVVEATAHGLSHSQATMKVAVKMLKSTARSSEKQALMSELKIMSHLGPHLNVVNLLGACTKGGPIYIITEYCRYGDLVDYLHRNKHTFLQLCSDKRRPPSAELYSNALPAGLPLPSHVSLPGESDGGYMDMSKDESVDYVPMLDMKGGVKYADIESSSYMAPYDNYVPTAPERTCRATLINESPVLSYTDLVGFSYQVANGMEFLASKNCVHRDLAARNVLICEGKLVKICDFGLARDIMRDSNYISKGSTFLPLKWMAPESIFNSLYTTLSDVWSFGILLWEIFTLGGTPYPELPMNEQFYNAIKRGYRMAQPAHASDEIYEIMQKCWEEKFEIRPPFSQLVLLLERLLGEGYKKKYQQVDEEFLRSDHPAVLRSQARLPGFPGLRSPLDTSSVLYTAVQPNEGDNDYIIPLPDPKPEVADDGPLESSPSLASSTLNEVNTSSTISCDSPLEPQEEPEPEPEPQPEPQVVPEPPLDSSCPGPRAEAEDSFL, encoded by the exons ATGCAGGTTCCAAGCACCATGCCAGCTCCTGTCCTCAAAG GCCAGGCACTGTGGCTGCCGCTGCTGTTGCTGCTGAGCCCACAGGCCTCCGGCGGCCTGGTCATCACACCCCCGGGGCCGGAGCTTGTCCTTAATATCTCTAGCACCTTCGTTCTGACCTGCTCGGGTCTAGCTCCGGTGGTATGGGAACGGTTGTCCCAAGAGCCCCTGCAGAAAATGGCCAGGACCCAAGATGGCACCTTCTCCAGCACACTGACACTGACCAATGTCACTGGGCTAGACACGGGAGAGTACTTTTGCACCTACAAAGGCTCCCATGGGCTGGAGCCTGATGGGCGAAAACGGCTCTATATCTTTGTGCCAG ATCCCACTATGGGCTTTCTCCCGGTTGATCCTGAGGAACTCTTCATCTTTCTCACGGAAATAACGGAGATCACAATTCCATGCCGAGTGACGGATCCAAGACTGGTGGTGACACTACACGAGAAGAAAGTGGATATCCCACTGCCCATCCCCTATGACCACCAACGTGGCTTCTCTGGTACCTTCGAGGACAAGACTTATGTCTGCAAGACCACCATCGGGGACAAGGAAGTGGATTCTGAAGCCTACTATGTTTACAGCCTCCAGG TGTCATCCATCAATGTCTCCGTGAATGCAGTGCAGACTGTGGTCCGCCAGGGTGAGAACATCACCATCATGTGCATCGTGACCGGAAATGAGGTGGTTAACTTTGAATGGACATACCCACGCATGGAG AGTGGGCGGCTGGTGGAGCCAGTGACTGACTTCCTCTTCAATGTGCCCTCCCACATACGCTCCATTCTGCACATCCCTAGTGCTGAGCTTGGCGATTCAGGGACCTACATCTGCAATGTATCAGAAAGTGTGAATGACCATCGAGATGAAAAGTCCATCAACGTCACCGTGGTTG AGAGCGGCTACGTGCGGCTGCTGGGAGAGCTGGACGCCGTACAGTTCGCGGAGCTGCACCGCAGCCGGGCTCTGCAGGTCGTGTTCGAGGCCTACCCGCCGCCTACTGTCGTGTGGTCCAAGGACAACCGCACGCTGGGCGACTCCAGCGCAGGCGAGATCGCCTTGTCCACACGCAACGTGTCTGAGACCCG GTACGTGTCAGAACTGACGTTGGTGCGGGTCAAGGTGGCCGAGGCTGGCTACTACACCATGCGGGCCTTCCATGAGGATGCCGAGGCCCAGCTCTCCTTCCAGCTGCAGGTCAATG TGCCTGTCCGTGTGCTGGAGCTGAGTGAAAGCCACCCTGCCAGCGGGGAGCAGACGGTCCGCTGTCGCGGCCGGGGCATGCCCCAGCCACACCTCACATGGTCTACCTGCAGCGACCTCAAAAG ATGTCCTCGAGAGCTGCCACCCACGCCGCTAGGGAACAGTTCAGAGGAGGAGAGCCAGCTGGAGACTAATGTGACATACTGGCCTGAGGATCAGGAGTTCGAGGTGGTGAGCACGCTGCGCCTGCGCCGTGTGGATCAGCCGCTGTCGGTGCGCTGCACTCTGCACAACCTGCTGGGACACGACATGCAGGAGGTCACCGTGGTGCCACATT ctctgccCTTCAAGGTGGTGGTGATCTCGGCCATCCTGGCCTTGGTGGTCCTCACAATCATCTccctcatcatcctcatcatGCTCTGGCAAAAG AAGCCACGTTATGAGATCCGATGGAAGGTGATTGAATCCGTGAGCTCCGATGGCCATGAGTACATCTACGTGGACCCTATGCAGCTGCCCTACGACTCCACCTGGGAGCTGCCGAGGGACCAGCTCGTGCTTG GACGTACGCTCGGCTCTGGGGCCTTTGGGCAGGTGGTGGAGGCGACGGCTCACGGCCTAAGCCATTCTCAGGCCACGATGAAAGTGGCAGTCAAGATGCTGAAAT CCACAGCCCGCAGCAGCGAGAAGCAGGCCCTCATGTCAGAGCTGAAGATCATGAGTCACCTCGGGCCCCATCTAAATGTGGTCAACTTGCTGGGGGCCTGCACCAAAGGAG GACCCATCTACATCATCACCGAGTACTGCCGCTATGGGGACCTGGTGGACTACCTTCACCGCAACAAGCACACCTTCCTGCAGCTCTGCTCCGACAAGCGCCGCCCGCCCAGCGCCGAGCTCTACAGCAACGCCCTGCCCGCGGGGCTCCCTCTGCCCAG CCACGTGTCTCTGCCTGGGGAGAGTGACGGGGGCTACATGGACATGAGCAAGGACGAGTCAGTGGACTACGTGCCCATGCTGGACATGAAAGGAGGCGTCAAATATGCAGACATTGAGTCCTCCAGCTACATGGCCCCTTATGACAACTACGTCCCCACTG CTCCCGAGAGGACCTGTCGGGCAACTCTGATCAATGAGTCCCCAGTGCTTAGCTACACGGATCTCGTGGGCTTCAGCTACCAGGTGGCCAATGGCATGGAGTTCCTGGCCTCCAAGAAC TGTGTCCACCGAGATCTGGCAGCCAGAAACGTGCTCATCTGTGAGGGCAAGCTGGTCAAGATCTGTGACTTTGGCCTGGCTCGTGACATCATGAGAGACTCAAACTATATCTCCAAAGGCAGC ACCTTCCTGCCTCTGAAGTGGATGGCTCCCGAGAGCATCTTCAACAGCCTCTATACCACCCTGAGCGACGTGTGGTCCTTTGGGATCCTACTCTGGGAGATCTTCACCCTGG GTGGCACACCTTACCCAGAGCTGCCCATGAACGAACAGTTCTATAATGCCATCAAGCGGGGCTACCGCATGGCTCAGCCTGCCCACGCCTCCGACGAGAT TTATGAGATCATGCAGAAGTGCTGGGAAGAGAAGTTTGAGATCCGGCCTCCCTTCTCCCAGCTGGTGCTGCTTCTCGAGAGGCTGCTGGGTGAGGGGTACAAAAAG AAGTACCAGCAGGTGGATGAGGAGTTTCTGAGGAGCGACCACCCAGCAGTCCTTCGGTCCCAAGCCCGCTTGCCTGGCTTCCCTGGCCTCCGATCCCCTCTGGACACCAGCTCTGTCCTGTACACTGCTGTGCAGCCCAACGAGGGTGACAACGACTACATCATCCCCCTGCCGGACCCCAAGCCTGAGGTTGCTGATGACGGCCCACTGGAGAGTTCTCCCAGCCTTGCCAG CTCCACCCTGAATGAAGTCAACACCTCCTCTACCATCTCCTGTGACAGCCCCCTGGAACCCCAAGAGGAGCCAGAACCAGAGCCAgagccccagcccgagccccagGTGGTGCCGGAGCCACCGCTGGATTCAAGCTGCCCTGGGCCTCGGGCTGAGGCAGAGGACAGCTTCCTGTAG
- the PDGFRB gene encoding platelet-derived growth factor receptor beta isoform X3: MTTNVASLVPSRTRLMSARPPSGTRKWILKPTMFTASRVSPLSGLMLSRVSSINVSVNAVQTVVRQGENITIMCIVTGNEVVNFEWTYPRMESGRLVEPVTDFLFNVPSHIRSILHIPSAELGDSGTYICNVSESVNDHRDEKSINVTVVESGYVRLLGELDAVQFAELHRSRALQVVFEAYPPPTVVWSKDNRTLGDSSAGEIALSTRNVSETRYVSELTLVRVKVAEAGYYTMRAFHEDAEAQLSFQLQVNVPVRVLELSESHPASGEQTVRCRGRGMPQPHLTWSTCSDLKRCPRELPPTPLGNSSEEESQLETNVTYWPEDQEFEVVSTLRLRRVDQPLSVRCTLHNLLGHDMQEVTVVPHSLPFKVVVISAILALVVLTIISLIILIMLWQKKPRYEIRWKVIESVSSDGHEYIYVDPMQLPYDSTWELPRDQLVLGRTLGSGAFGQVVEATAHGLSHSQATMKVAVKMLKSTARSSEKQALMSELKIMSHLGPHLNVVNLLGACTKGGPIYIITEYCRYGDLVDYLHRNKHTFLQLCSDKRRPPSAELYSNALPAGLPLPSHVSLPGESDGGYMDMSKDESVDYVPMLDMKGGVKYADIESSSYMAPYDNYVPTAPERTCRATLINESPVLSYTDLVGFSYQVANGMEFLASKNCVHRDLAARNVLICEGKLVKICDFGLARDIMRDSNYISKGSTFLPLKWMAPESIFNSLYTTLSDVWSFGILLWEIFTLGGTPYPELPMNEQFYNAIKRGYRMAQPAHASDEIYEIMQKCWEEKFEIRPPFSQLVLLLERLLGEGYKKKYQQVDEEFLRSDHPAVLRSQARLPGFPGLRSPLDTSSVLYTAVQPNEGDNDYIIPLPDPKPEVADDGPLESSPSLASSTLNEVNTSSTISCDSPLEPQEEPEPEPEPQPEPQVVPEPPLDSSCPGPRAEAEDSFL; the protein is encoded by the exons ATGACCACCAACGTGGCTTCTCTGGTACCTTCGAGGACAAGACTTATGTCTGCAAGACCACCATCGGGGACAAGGAAGTGGATTCTGAAGCCTACTATGTTTACAGCCTCCAGGGTGAGCCCCCTTTCTGGCCTGATGCTCAGCAGAG TGTCATCCATCAATGTCTCCGTGAATGCAGTGCAGACTGTGGTCCGCCAGGGTGAGAACATCACCATCATGTGCATCGTGACCGGAAATGAGGTGGTTAACTTTGAATGGACATACCCACGCATGGAG AGTGGGCGGCTGGTGGAGCCAGTGACTGACTTCCTCTTCAATGTGCCCTCCCACATACGCTCCATTCTGCACATCCCTAGTGCTGAGCTTGGCGATTCAGGGACCTACATCTGCAATGTATCAGAAAGTGTGAATGACCATCGAGATGAAAAGTCCATCAACGTCACCGTGGTTG AGAGCGGCTACGTGCGGCTGCTGGGAGAGCTGGACGCCGTACAGTTCGCGGAGCTGCACCGCAGCCGGGCTCTGCAGGTCGTGTTCGAGGCCTACCCGCCGCCTACTGTCGTGTGGTCCAAGGACAACCGCACGCTGGGCGACTCCAGCGCAGGCGAGATCGCCTTGTCCACACGCAACGTGTCTGAGACCCG GTACGTGTCAGAACTGACGTTGGTGCGGGTCAAGGTGGCCGAGGCTGGCTACTACACCATGCGGGCCTTCCATGAGGATGCCGAGGCCCAGCTCTCCTTCCAGCTGCAGGTCAATG TGCCTGTCCGTGTGCTGGAGCTGAGTGAAAGCCACCCTGCCAGCGGGGAGCAGACGGTCCGCTGTCGCGGCCGGGGCATGCCCCAGCCACACCTCACATGGTCTACCTGCAGCGACCTCAAAAG ATGTCCTCGAGAGCTGCCACCCACGCCGCTAGGGAACAGTTCAGAGGAGGAGAGCCAGCTGGAGACTAATGTGACATACTGGCCTGAGGATCAGGAGTTCGAGGTGGTGAGCACGCTGCGCCTGCGCCGTGTGGATCAGCCGCTGTCGGTGCGCTGCACTCTGCACAACCTGCTGGGACACGACATGCAGGAGGTCACCGTGGTGCCACATT ctctgccCTTCAAGGTGGTGGTGATCTCGGCCATCCTGGCCTTGGTGGTCCTCACAATCATCTccctcatcatcctcatcatGCTCTGGCAAAAG AAGCCACGTTATGAGATCCGATGGAAGGTGATTGAATCCGTGAGCTCCGATGGCCATGAGTACATCTACGTGGACCCTATGCAGCTGCCCTACGACTCCACCTGGGAGCTGCCGAGGGACCAGCTCGTGCTTG GACGTACGCTCGGCTCTGGGGCCTTTGGGCAGGTGGTGGAGGCGACGGCTCACGGCCTAAGCCATTCTCAGGCCACGATGAAAGTGGCAGTCAAGATGCTGAAAT CCACAGCCCGCAGCAGCGAGAAGCAGGCCCTCATGTCAGAGCTGAAGATCATGAGTCACCTCGGGCCCCATCTAAATGTGGTCAACTTGCTGGGGGCCTGCACCAAAGGAG GACCCATCTACATCATCACCGAGTACTGCCGCTATGGGGACCTGGTGGACTACCTTCACCGCAACAAGCACACCTTCCTGCAGCTCTGCTCCGACAAGCGCCGCCCGCCCAGCGCCGAGCTCTACAGCAACGCCCTGCCCGCGGGGCTCCCTCTGCCCAG CCACGTGTCTCTGCCTGGGGAGAGTGACGGGGGCTACATGGACATGAGCAAGGACGAGTCAGTGGACTACGTGCCCATGCTGGACATGAAAGGAGGCGTCAAATATGCAGACATTGAGTCCTCCAGCTACATGGCCCCTTATGACAACTACGTCCCCACTG CTCCCGAGAGGACCTGTCGGGCAACTCTGATCAATGAGTCCCCAGTGCTTAGCTACACGGATCTCGTGGGCTTCAGCTACCAGGTGGCCAATGGCATGGAGTTCCTGGCCTCCAAGAAC TGTGTCCACCGAGATCTGGCAGCCAGAAACGTGCTCATCTGTGAGGGCAAGCTGGTCAAGATCTGTGACTTTGGCCTGGCTCGTGACATCATGAGAGACTCAAACTATATCTCCAAAGGCAGC ACCTTCCTGCCTCTGAAGTGGATGGCTCCCGAGAGCATCTTCAACAGCCTCTATACCACCCTGAGCGACGTGTGGTCCTTTGGGATCCTACTCTGGGAGATCTTCACCCTGG GTGGCACACCTTACCCAGAGCTGCCCATGAACGAACAGTTCTATAATGCCATCAAGCGGGGCTACCGCATGGCTCAGCCTGCCCACGCCTCCGACGAGAT TTATGAGATCATGCAGAAGTGCTGGGAAGAGAAGTTTGAGATCCGGCCTCCCTTCTCCCAGCTGGTGCTGCTTCTCGAGAGGCTGCTGGGTGAGGGGTACAAAAAG AAGTACCAGCAGGTGGATGAGGAGTTTCTGAGGAGCGACCACCCAGCAGTCCTTCGGTCCCAAGCCCGCTTGCCTGGCTTCCCTGGCCTCCGATCCCCTCTGGACACCAGCTCTGTCCTGTACACTGCTGTGCAGCCCAACGAGGGTGACAACGACTACATCATCCCCCTGCCGGACCCCAAGCCTGAGGTTGCTGATGACGGCCCACTGGAGAGTTCTCCCAGCCTTGCCAG CTCCACCCTGAATGAAGTCAACACCTCCTCTACCATCTCCTGTGACAGCCCCCTGGAACCCCAAGAGGAGCCAGAACCAGAGCCAgagccccagcccgagccccagGTGGTGCCGGAGCCACCGCTGGATTCAAGCTGCCCTGGGCCTCGGGCTGAGGCAGAGGACAGCTTCCTGTAG